Within Bactrocera oleae isolate idBacOlea1 chromosome 6, idBacOlea1, whole genome shotgun sequence, the genomic segment TGgtgatttttttcttcttcttcttctcctgcctttttatacatttagctTTCTTAATCATCCTTTGAATATTTCATTTGCTGACTTTAACAccagttttttgtttaatattatgcAAAGACAATCCACACTCATGAAACGCCTCGATTTTGACAAACAATTCATTTTCGTATATTATACAccaatttgaagaaaattatttaattatgtactAGAAAAAATTTGGTGACCGTAGTTGAAAAACTCCCCGAGATATTTCAAATCGTATTTGGGAGCGCTAATCTGATGATGCAAACACGTGTATGCTTTCTCatcgaatataaaaaaaaaaacaataataaatatataacggtACCTCCCATAAGCTCTATTTTACTgttagagagagagagcgagagagagagagagagtctGTCGATTtagaagcaaaaacaataattaagaattttcttcttagaaaaatatttaagagcAGTTAAAATTGAACGAAAGGCGAGCGTTAATCTGATGCGCAGTGTATATCTCTACACCCAATACAcccaaaaattaaatgattttgtatattaaattcattttaatgtTTCTACAAGTATGTCTGAATTTATTAGCAAATAATGAAGTGACTACAGCCCGTTTAAGAATACATTTAAGTAAGTCtgtatatgtaattatgtatatacatatatttactacaagtatgtatatatgtacatataaaaaatttccttATCAGTAAACCAAAGAAATGCTGTGTGGggcttgaaaatttttatttttgaaacatgTATGTTTTGGTATAATTGGCAAAATACGAATTTATACATATTGTCTGATAGTATTGTGTGCAAGTCTTTGTTTGAGCGTGCCAGCGCActgataacaataaaatatatatagcagctgCTTTATACTtgataaataatacaataaactgGAAAGCCGGCTCTATGCCGCTAAACACCCACTCCAGAAATATTTGCGGAATATTCATGATTTATTTTGgtgataaaatattaataataaattgaaaactcCACAATATTaccataaaacaagaaaaaagttaacgtTACAAAAGAtgttgatcgttcagtttgtatgtcagctatataatataatggagCGATCTGAAAACTTTCTTCCGATATTATAACGTTACTTtggacaataataaataattgattattatcgttcagtttgtatgacatcaatataatatattggtccgatttcagcggttgcgacaaatgagtagcttcttggtgcAAAAGGtaagacggacatggcttaatcgacacAGCTCGTAATGCTGATCATCACATTATGGTATGTTACGAACtccgtggcaaatttaatatacactgttcaagaaattaaaaatagtatatcTCTTAAACAAAAGAATCCAGACATTTATGTGCGGTTATGAATACTTTTCAACCCATCCTTCAAGTAAATCGCCTCATAAGTAATTGTGAGACTTGCTTAATTATATTTATGCTAAATTCGCAAACATTGCCGCTTCTAATCTCAACATAGACTCTGACCTTCTCAAACATTAAacgaaattgtaaatttttgtgcGCACACAAAGCTGTATAAATACATAGGTGTGTATAAGTATGatgtttgtatattaaaattgcaGAATATAGCAACCTAATcttagcacacacacactttaaacatacaaacatacttgtaCCGAATTTTGTATCTGTACACGGTTATTgttcttacaatattttttggaataatttGACTAATCTTGTCTTATGACGTAAGGTCTTTGATTTATCAGCGTCTGTACAAAGGGAGTGCTCATACCCACTTTAAACGATTAGTtatttatactttaataataaattatgtgtgTTTTAGAGTCCAATAAAAccgattatttatttttattattgttatttttttattttttttttttttgaagaaagcaATCTAACTCAAGTTAAGAACAACGGTAATTATAAACTGTATAGACTGCCTTGAATAATGTTAGTGAGTGGATAAAAAAGTACTATAGCATTGCCAATTTGTATCAGAATCAATAAATgtatagcatatatatgtatatatgtatgtgcacgaGCGCTTTGAACTTTTACTGTTAAATTTCTTGCTCATTTACTCCATAAAACTTTAGAATTAACACAACTTTCTTTTTATAAACAACACAATATgacactgtattttttttagacACGCGCACTTCATTAGTAGCGGAACAATTACAAGCGGAAGTATTGTAATTAATCGCAATTGACCTCCAGACCTTTTGTAACAATTCCATTATaggtataatatacatacatacattgaaacaataagaaaatttatttttaaaaccgaaatttcttcatatttttattgcgaATATCATTAATGGTTGTAAGGAGTACAATATGTATAAGTTAAGAATAATTCTTTGAATCGTtccatttctaaatttttaatatgtatgtatatcaattaaAGTATACagcgaaaaatcaaaaagtaaattaTCGATAAATGAGTAAAATTGCCTATATAACTGGCACAAAATTTTTGGAAGATTCTGTACAAGCCagacttaaaatgcaaattgttGTTATAAGCcaacttttttagttttcaatgtgtaattttttttcaacaagcTTCTTTCCAAAGCATACTATTTTACTTAATAATTAGAGAAATCATGCAAAAAGAGATTTAGCATTTtatgaattattaattaattcggCCAAATGTAATATAGTATGGCATATCAAATTTTCATTGAGCATAGAACCCGCACAATTGacacaaaatttaaacaaattataaattaatatgtatttttatatatattttttctaaatccaATAAAACCCAAAATTGATCACAATTAGGTTTAACCTTAAAATGCGTATGCTTacgctttatttcaatatcatgctacagtttaaaaaattaataaatatgtgcTTTTCTAATTATATGCAATATTATGCGCAAGTGTAAATATAGTCAATTATACATTATTGCTCGATTTCTAAAGCTATATAAATGTTAAggtttttttaacattattttcggCAACCACAGTATAAATCGTAATATTGACGGCCATTGTCAAATGGCTTAAAGTCTACAAACAACCAATTCATGCTGTTTCATGGTcagtaataattatttatgatcGAAATATCGTCCTACTATGTTAAATAATTGAAGATAGGCTGTACACTAATGTTACTAataagtacatgtatatatgtatacttttacaTGTAGTGCAGGTAATGGGGAATACGAATTAAAAATTCTGCCGAACTTTGCCCCTTTTACTCATCAAATTATTGAAGCAAACACAATGCTCATACTCGTATTATGAAAGTTAATTTATGGCTATATACATACGTTCtcatgtttataaaatttgtaattgtcGCTCGCAGAGATGCactagtacatatgtatgtatgtatgtattagcatGCAAGCTCAGAGCAATTACTTCGTCTTTGCATCCGTTTTCGATTCGGAACCGTAGGATGAAGCTTTGCTGATTTTCGACATATTGATTGATTTAACCATTAGTATGTAGACTGAAAAATGCGAACAAATAAGTTAGTATgagaaaatataattacaacGATATGCACTTACATGCCCCAAGTATGCCCACAGCAATCGAAAGACCGATCCAATTTTgtgataaaattgaaaaaatcaaatagtAGAGTATAAGCGATATGGAGAAAACAGCCCAGACGGCAAAGTTGATTAAACTGCATGGACGATATTTCAAAACAGTTACGGGTACCTCCTTAAAGCCAGATGTTTCAAAGAAACTGCCTGTTGTGTGGAAGCTGTCGACCAAACGATCCTTCTCGCGATACACATTTTGTAACCACTCAGCCGCCTCCTTTTCATTTTCTGGCACACTGTCTACTGGTATACGACGTGCATACAAATGGCCTTCGACCGAGTAACCGTTGAGCAAAGTGGAAATAGTCGGTGCGTTCtgtataatatttaacatacatattgtaGATTTATAGTATTATAATTAAACATAATTCTTAATGTAAAATAGTGTAATACGCACCTTGGCATCCTTTCTGAAAGCCAAAGTAGTGCAATAAATGGCGGGACAGCGACCACGCATGCTCGGTAGGCTTGTTGTAAAACCTTTTGTACGTGGTATCAAATGGTGTTTCAATACGGGTAAACCACGCTCCTCCGCAAACTTAACGGAAGCTTCGTGCTTCTTTGGTGTGAAACGTGTACCCTCAGCATTGAGCAATAGCCATGTGGGGTCTGGATAAGCAAAGATCTCTTTTAATTGACGTGCAATTATCTCAATGTCCTTATCGTacgaacgttccaaaaatacaAATTCAGCAAATTTCCATGCCCAACCCATTACAGGCACATAAGAAATAGCTTTCTTTGCATAAGCTTTGCAATTGCCCAAACATTGTACTTTGTCGGCGAACATCCAACCGCATAGCCAATCAATTTCATATGAATGATTCTGAATAATCATAGCATGTTCCTTTCCACTGAATTTTTCTAACTCTTCTGGATCCATGTATAAATGTAGAGTACTATTTGAATACCATTCGGCAATGAATATCAACTCTAAAATTACAAAGGAAACGTTAATAAGTGATGATAAATTAAGTTCATATTGCATTTCAACTTACGCGAGTACAGAGAATAACAGAGATAGTACATGATGTGTCTGAAAAGCACGACGTTGAAGGGTTTCAAAGTGATATGCAATATTAGCTGCACCAAATTTATCACCAAACCCGATATGAAGAAGGTGACGGCTATGCCTAAATGCACAATTGTCAGCTTTTTCAACTCCGCTAACGAAATCATGATTAACGTGTTGTGCTAAAAAGctaatcaaaaatcaaaagaaaaacaatattaCTGTGGTTCATGcccaaaattatttgttttttgtatactaaattgaaaaaatttgcatatgtgtGAGCAAATTGTTGCGGTGTTGTTTTTCCCTACTCAGTTGGAAGTATAAACGAAAGGAAAACAAATAGTGATCCACTACTAAATGTCTACGTACAATGGATTTTCacttttacaatataatatatacacatatgtttatttgattaatattaaaaattatatttacttgttatattttaaatatatttacgccTTGGCGATCAATACACCACCGATCACAACAATCGCTAAAGAAAGACTGAAATATCTCTCCAAACAGGTATGAAGACGTAATTGCAGCTGATAGCGAATGCTTTCGTTAATATCATTTACATTAATTGAGACCAGATAGTAACTCAGTTTGGTTTAAGTGTGGCTTGAATAGCTCACTTTGGTGCAATACCAGTACCCGCACAATCTTCAAAAATTTGTTCCAAAGGTCACTTCAAACTATgcgcatatacataagtaagtaaatatgctaccacaatatacaaaaaatacaatacgGGTGTAATGATGAGGGTTGTGCAATAGGCGCCTGGTAACTTCGAAATGAATGTTGTTGAAATATTCTTTTCAAGTTTTAAGCTAACACTCACTTTATCACACTAATCTCAAtcattaaaaattgattttataacTCGAGAAGGTAATATAATTGAtcatatacctttttttttaaataaattgttgttttataaaagcgcatacaagcatacatatgattatatgCATGTGTACAATAAGTCAAAGATATCGATTGGCTAAAACGCAAAGCCAAATAATAATCACTTCTAATAACAGAAGTACCTTAAGAAAACGTGGTAGTCTTTAGAAGCAGTAAAAATGTTtatcaataatataaatatgtatgttcaacaCAACGTGATAAGTTACCTAAATGTTGAGAacgaatttgttaaataaaacaataacaataattatatactaGCTATGTAATAGTGCGTCTTCTTATATCCCAGCTGATTTTTGGCAATTGACTTTCGTTCGTGTCAAAATGGCAACAGAGTTTGACAATAAAATGGTCTGTTATCTAAcgatttatgaaaattaaaatcgaaTGTATTTTAGTAATGGCTATATTTCCTgtcattcatttattattttttgtgtgcatatttatgtgcatattttattaaatataaaaagtgaaagtaattaatacatttattcgaATTAATAAAAACTCAGATATGGCAATGAAAGAATTCACTGCAAACAGCTGattgtgtttttaaaaatatccaaTGCCTTGGTTACTTTTAAATTCATGAAATGCTTTTCCCCACTGATTATAGTCAATTGTGCGTTAATTGATTGATTAGCTCAGTACATAAATGTGTGTagctattttcaaatatatacttacatttatgcatattattaatttataaatagaaTTTACCCATCAAAGTGCACTGTATCCGCCGCTTATGCAGTGTGGTTCAATTGTTTTTGCTCCTTCCATACAATTATTGTGTTCGTtgtaacaaatacatacatagtatatattcaAACTGTAACGGAGTTTCTAGGAAATAATTATtgcatttttgatttaaaactattaacacacaaatgaatttaatttgaatttactgTTTAATACAATTGTACCGAGGCATATAAAGATTATAAAGAATTAATTTCGCAGCTTCAGTTATTAACTAGCCACTatgctatttaaatatatttgacctAATAGCATCAAGAAATTTAACATCAGACGAAAGTTCTTTCATTTGAATGAGATAACAATTCGCCCCTAATGTTATACTTCTATATTTAGGTAACCATATTTGTCCTGGCAAAATCCGGGACGGTTTTTTTTAGTcattgattttttccatattataattcactgaaaatcgcgacatataataggtgagagagaaacacaattttattcaattcattctttgtttttttttttttaatttctaagcctGGAACGGAcgggacgcttaactcggaatccgGACTGTCCCTCCCAAACCTggacgaatggtcagctaagtCTATATCCACACGAAAATTCTCCCAATAACTGAAAATGTTAGTTTTTAGATAAGCATACTCCATAAAAACCACTCTAGCATAATGAAACAATCGTTTACAGTTTGTAAAACAAGTActtcaatacaattttaatataatttttgtagacattcatatatgtacataataaaaaCAGATAATATTATTCGTGTACTTTTCTAATATATTACTATAAAATTTATTCgtacataaaattttacccATAAAGtctatttttaatataagcCTAACCTCTAACGACATGTTCCTATAACAATAACATTCTAAATtggtttatataataaaaaatagtttttatatcaAATCTTGTTACAAACAGTAGTGTACTTCCCATCAAAAGCAGCAAATTTTTGCTAGTAAATTACCAGATATACCAACACAAGTGTAGCTCAAATTtcctgtctgtatgtatgtatgtattccgTACTTTCTTTAGTCCCTTTTATTAGTAATTAATGACTATAGATATGATGTagataaaaaatcataaattgataTTTGATAGATACACTTCATAAATTCACAACTTGTATTATTTAAGCAGTATTGTCATAATTTTTCTAAACTTTAGACAGGTTTCGAACTATATGAGTGTAATTACTaagcaaaatgaaatttttaataattcgaTTTGTAGAACTAttcacataaacacatacatacatttaaattttctatatattaatttttaaaacatttaattgataaattcattccatatatgtactatatttaCTTGCGGTGGTCCTATTCAAATAACTCATAGTAATTAACTTCTtatggaataaattttttaagtcaGTTAAATAGTGTACTTAAATTCCATATTCTGTGGGTAGTTTTCAAGCttaattcacaaaattttctatggtccatttaattttactaataaaCAGCTTTTCGGAATTcactttgaatttaatttatgtacTAAACCTGGAAGGCTACTTGATTTTCTTTTGTAAATTCTAAATTAGTGCATTTTCACAGCTGTCTTTTCAGATACCgctttaaatataacaaaaaaaaaattatgagaaatataacATTGCTTTCTTCATATATTTCTGCTTCTATTAATAATAAGGTAAATGAAGCCATTTATATTGACAAGTTTGAAACCTGAACTTTGCCTGCTTTAAtatataatgataataaaaatataaaaaacaattgtaaataaaaaacaaataaaaaagatgaaaataaaaattataaaaaaaggaaatacatttaatataaggtttgaagtgagcgaatttggttatagCTGCcagaacaaaaaatattatatataaaaaatttaaataaatattaaaatagaaaatagcgaaatattggaataaaaaaagtttataaataaaaaaaaattattgaattgaaaaaaaagtttataaataaaaaaaattaataacagtaCAACAATTTAATATTGGGTTAAAGTGCGAATTTGGTTAAAGCTACCCatgagtaaaaaataataataattgtaaaacaAACATGCACCacataaacaatatattttttaacagattttatttgcatacttaCTTCAAGTTAGTAAAACTTCTGTTCGTCTTATTTCAGGTTACAATAATTATCTCCATTTAAACTTCTGTTTTGGTTTACATTTAAGACTAAAGgaagtttttttcttaaatctCATGCTCTAGGGCTGTTTTACAATCGTAAATATcttattattacaattaataGGTGGTTTAATTCTGTTTTGTGATTATGTGGGAACATTTCAAGAAGACATATAAATTCTCATTCGAAGCTGAACCATATTACTGACATTGGAATGCTAGGTAGTTGTACAATTACACTtacaattcatttaatttagaCCACTGTTGGCCTAACATATTCCACAGACAATGCTAATTTAGTATAAtccaataaaattattttaatttaataattacaatGTGTTCTTCACTCACTTTGTTTTAAACACATTCAAATGTAAATTTGTgcctatatatttatgtaaatatattttcgcaAGTGTATCACAAATATACATTAATTGTTCGCTGATATTTAGTTTgatgaaataaaaactaaatgatTGCCGTTCTACTAACGAACATGACAGTTGAATTACATTTATGACTATTTATGCTACAATTTCGTCATTTGTACGATTGTTTTACGGTCTAAACTTCTGCGTATTGATAAAATTTGTTATGGATGGTCGCTCGCAAGTCTCATACAACTATATGcttgacatatgtatgtattacttcGATTTCGATGTTTCCGAGCCATATGAGGAAGCTTTACTGATTTTTGACATATTGATTGACTTCACCATCATTACGTAGACTAGAACGATACAAGAGAGCCAAACGTATAAGACATTTTGCAATGTAAATTATATGCAGTTAACTTACTTGCTAACAGTATGCCGACGGCAATGGAAAGACCAATCCAATTATGTGCCAAAAATGAAGACACTAGATAGTATAGTATTAATGAGATGGAAAATAATGACCACAGTGCAAAATTGAGTAGATTATATGGCCGATATTTAAAATGCTTTACTGGCACTTCCTTAAATCCGGATGTTTCAAAGAAACTGCCTGTTGTATGGAAGCTATCGATAATACGATCCTTCTCGCGGAACAAATTTTGAAGCCACTCCGCAGCTGCTGTCTCATCTTCAGGTACATTCTCGAGTGGGATACGACGGACAAACATGTAGCCCTCTATTGGGTAGCCATTTAATATCGTAGAAATAGTCGGTGGGTGCTAAGGAAATTGTTGAAGTTAGTTGTTAATTATGCTTTGAAAGACAAGCAAGGCGAAAAACATTAGTTAATACAGTTAACAAACCTTCGCGTCATTTTTGAAGGCCAAATTTACATCGTAAATGGCTGGACAGCGGCCACGTAGCGTGGGTAAGCTAGCAATGAAACCTTTGGTACGCGGTATTAAATGATGTTTCAGTACGGTCATACCACGTTCTTGGGCGAATTTAACGGAGGCCTCGTGCTTTTTTGGTGTGAAGCGTGTACCTTCGGCATTTAGCAACAACCATACAGGATCTGGATATGCAAACACCTCCTTCAATTGACGCGCAATTATTTCTTTATCCTTATCGTAGGAACGTTCTAAGAATACAAATTCCGCAAAATACCAAGCCCAACCGATTGCGGGTACATAAGAAATAGCTTTCTTTGCATATGCTTTGCAATTACCCAAAACACGATTTTTCTCCGTAAACATCCAGCCGGCTAGCCAGTCAATTTCATATGCATGATTCATCATTAACAAAACATGTTCCTTGCCACAGTAATTCTCTAAGTCATCTGGATCTATATAAACATGTAGTTTGCTATTCGAGTACCACTCGGCTACAAATAGAAGCTCTGAAGGAAGTTTcataaataagtaatttatttaaaatgatttaatgtGCACAGATATTGCAGATATTACTTACGTGAGTTTAGCGAATAGCAGAGATAGAACATGATGCGTCTAAAGAGCACAACATTGAATGGCTTCAATGTCAAGTGAAGTATTAGCTGCACCAAATTGATCACCAAACCCGATATGAAGAAAGTGATGGCAATACATAAGTGTATCAGTCTTAACTTTTTAATATCCGCAAGTAAAGTCATGATTGGACTCATTTACTGCTCGCTGTCTTACttcgaattttattttgctgcaaaattttgaaaaaacactAATTAtcaatttaatacaatatatttgatatGCTTTAAACTATGTTAATAAACAAAGAATATGGCAAATTCTCGCTTTTTattgattaaattaattttagaattcaattatacaaaattactaacttatttatttattattttaaattcttaaatctaataaaaataaCCAGCGATCTGTGCACAACCAAACGCAACAATTTAACAAGAATTACTAAATTGTACAGCATAAAATGTTTACTAAATTAGTTCAAGCAATAAAGTTCCCTCGATACTAATTTCACCGATaggaaatgaaaaagtaaaattcGAAAGAAACCGTAATACATCACTTGAATACAAAGTTTGAAATACAACAGTAGTAAAAGCATTAAA encodes:
- the LOC106620695 gene encoding 1-acyl-sn-glycerol-3-phosphate acyltransferase gamma, with the protein product MISLAELKKLTIVHLGIAVTFFISGLVINLVQLILHITLKPFNVVLFRHIMYYLCYSLYSQLIFIAEWYSNSTLHLYMDPEELEKFSGKEHAMIIQNHSYEIDWLCGWMFADKVQCLGNCKAYAKKAISYVPVMGWAWKFAEFVFLERSYDKDIEIIARQLKEIFAYPDPTWLLLNAEGTRFTPKKHEASVKFAEERGLPVLKHHLIPRTKGFTTSLPSMRGRCPAIYCTTLAFRKDAKNAPTISTLLNGYSVEGHLYARRIPVDSVPENEKEAAEWLQNVYREKDRLVDSFHTTGSFFETSGFKEVPVTVLKYRPCSLINFAVWAVFSISLILYYLIFSILSQNWIGLSIAVGILGAFYILMVKSINMSKISKASSYGSESKTDAKTK
- the LOC106620694 gene encoding 1-acyl-sn-glycerol-3-phosphate acyltransferase gamma, which gives rise to MSPIMTLLADIKKLRLIHLCIAITFFISGLVINLVQLILHLTLKPFNVVLFRRIMFYLCYSLNSQLLFVAEWYSNSKLHVYIDPDDLENYCGKEHVLLMMNHAYEIDWLAGWMFTEKNRVLGNCKAYAKKAISYVPAIGWAWYFAEFVFLERSYDKDKEIIARQLKEVFAYPDPVWLLLNAEGTRFTPKKHEASVKFAQERGMTVLKHHLIPRTKGFIASLPTLRGRCPAIYDVNLAFKNDAKHPPTISTILNGYPIEGYMFVRRIPLENVPEDETAAAEWLQNLFREKDRIIDSFHTTGSFFETSGFKEVPVKHFKYRPYNLLNFALWSLFSISLILYYLVSSFLAHNWIGLSIAVGILLAIYVMMVKSINMSKISKASSYGSETSKSK